The stretch of DNA ATATAAGATCATTTCTAGTGGATATAGCTCTTCATATTTTAGAAGTTTGGCTTCTAAATATGAATAGATATTGGCTCGACCCATTCTGACGGTTGTTAGCATAAAATTCCCTTCATCCTTATACCCACCGTCTACCGTTATGATTGGTCCCAATTCTTTCGCCATTCCCGGTTTTGATACATAATAGGGTAAGGAAAAATACATTCCCCCAATTAATAGCAGTGTAATGAAAAGTACAGAACTTATATATATTTTTTTACGCATTGCTCATTGTTACCCCTTCCACTGTTCAATGACTGTTTCAATTTGCTTGATATACTTCTTTGCTTCTTCTTCACCAATATTGATAATCTCCTCAATATTCGTAAATGCCCGGGAACTGTAGTTTTCAACAGGTGGCCGAATCATGACATCGGCCGTAATCTCCCTGTTCCTGACTATTTCAGATTGCATGATATCAATACTCTGCATAATAACGTCATAAATAGAGGTAATTTCCGCATTACGTTTTACTCTTGATACATCTACAGCAATGACGATATCCGCTCCCATTTCCCTAGCGACAGATACAGGAACACGATCGCTAACACCTCCGTCTACAAGGATTCTTCCATTATTTTTTTCCGGCACAAAAATACCGGGAATAGAAATACTAGCTCTTACCGCATCCGCAACAGGCCCCTTACGAAAAACGATTTTCTCTCCTGTTAATAAGTCAGTGGCTACAATCCCGATTGGGAGGTTTAAATCTTCTATGTTTTTTCCATGGGTAAAAACCTTTATAAATTCCTTCACCTTTTTCCCGGATATAAAGCCCATCTTTGGTACCGTAAAATCCAAGAAATATTTTCTCTTAAAGGCAGTGGATAGTTTATATAGCCGTTCCATGTCAATACCTGCCCCATAAAAACTACCAACTAGGGCCCCCATGCTGCTCCCAGCGATTAAATGAATGGGAATTCCAGCATCCTTAAATGCCTTTATGACACCTAAATGAGCAAACCCACGTGCACCACCAGAACCAAGTGCCAACCCTATTTTAGGGTGCTCCATCTTTAGCTACCTCCCATGTATAGATGAACATTTCCTTCCATTGTAAAAGATAAATCTCGTTCAATCTTATGGTCTAAATTAACGTTCTATGAGTATATTTGTGTTATATGAGGACAAGTGTTCATATGATTATTAGGAATAATCTCTATTTTAGCATTGATAACATAAATTTGCACAATGTTACCAATCCCCTCGGAAGGAGGCCCCTCCATTGTTTCGGTCAAAGGTAAAAACACTTTTTCTTTCTTTATCTGTCACCATTTTAGCAGTATCTCTGATTTCTTATCCCCAGGAGTCATTTGATGCTTCGATTCGAGGCCTGAATATGTGGTGGGAAATTGTTTTTCCTTCCCTGTTGCCTTTTTTTATTGTTTCTGAAATGTTAATAGGCTTTGGAGTAGTGAAGTTTATTGGGGTGCTATTAGAGCCACTTATGAGGCCGCTTTTTAAGGTTCCAGGAGTCGGAGGATTTGTTTGGGCCATGGGAATGGCTTCTGGATTCCCAGCAGGTGCGAAATTCACCGCAAGACTACGCCAAGAAGGACACTTAACCCAGATTGAAGCAGAAAGGCTTGTTTCCTTTACCAATTCCTCAAATCCACTATTTATTTTTGGAGCGGTATCGGTTGGATTTTTCTATAATCCTCACTTAGGTGTCATCCTTGCTCTTTCACACTATTTAGGGAATATTTGTGTTGGGCTCCTTATGCGCTTTTATGGAAAGGAATCACCAGAGGTTGCTAGTGAAAAAAGAAAAAAGTTCAAGGTCAGATCTGCCTTGTCTGCATTGCATCAGACTAGATTGAAGGATAATCGCCCAATTGGCAAACTTTTAGGTGATGCTGTTAACTCCTCTATCCAAACCTTATTAATGGTTGGCGGTTTTATCATCTTGTTTTCCGTTATTAATAAACTGCTCTATCATTTACATATTACAGCAACATTGGCAAAAGCTGTTGAGGTAATACTGTCTTCCATCTCCTTTCCAGAAATGCTAAGTATCCCTTTTATTTCTGGTTTATTTGAAATTACCTTAGGAAGTCAATTAACTAGTCAGGTACAGGATGCCACCCTTCTCCAAAAAGCAATGATGACCAGTTTCATCTTAGGTTTTAGCGGATTTAGTGTTCAAGCACAAGTAGCAAGTATTTTAGCACAGACAGATATTAGGTTTCAGCCATTTTTTATTGCGAGAATCCTTCAAGGAATATTTGCCAGCTTGTTTGCACTTATTTTATGGAAACCCATATATGTGCGCTTTAATAGTAATGAACAGCCTTCTAATGCATTACCTGTAAGTTTTTTCGGGCAAGGATCGTGGGCTGATCACTTTTACCATAAAATGATTGAGATTGGCCCCCTCATAACGATCCTTTCACTTATGGTTTATGTCTTACTATTGTTTGCCAAATTAAAAAATCAAAAAAGCTAGGCAAAGGCCTAGCTTTTCATTTGTTTATCATTAAACTTTTTTTGTAATTCTTTTTCAACTATTGGAGGGACAAGTTCTGTAATTTTCCCATTGTACTTAGCAACCTCTTTCACAATACTGGAGCTTAAAAAAGAGTATTGGTTGTTGGTCATTATGAAAAAGGTTTCAATATCTTCATCTAACACCCTGTTCATTGAGGTTATCTGCATCTCATACTCGAAGTCAGAGACTGCCCGTAGTCCTCTAAGTATCGCGTTAGCCTTCACACTCTTTGCATAGTCCACAAGTAAACCAGCAAATTCATCGACCATTACATTAGGCATATCCTTAGTTACCTCTTTGATTAAACTAATTCGCTCTTCAACAGTAAAAAGTGGATTTTTTGCTGAATTGTTTAAAACTACCACATATACCTTATCAAAGACCTTGGCTCCTCTACGGATAATATCTAAATGACCGTATGTAATTGGATCAAAACTCCCTGGACAAACGGCTATACTAGCCAATATGACTCCCCCTTATTCCTCGCTGGTCCGAGAATAAATCGTCACAGCAATCATCCCATATTTTTCATGTTTTATTTGCGTAAGCTGTCCCACTGACTGTGGTAACTCTACGTCAAAGCTGTGTTCACAAACTATAATTCCATTTGTCTTAACAACATTCTGCTGATCCATTTTTTCCATTAAATTTACGAGTTGCTGCTTTTTATAGGGAGGATCTAAAAATATGTAATCAAAGTTAATCTCCCTTTTGATTAGGGCTTTTAACGCTCTCTCTGCATCATTACGGTAAACCTCTGACTGCTCTTCAAACTTACACGCCCTAATATTTTCATGTATGACTTGGATTGCTTTCGGCTCTCGATCAATGAAAATAACCCTCTCCAAGCCTCTACTAAGCGCTTCCAAACCTAGTCCACCACTTCCAGCAAATAAATCCAAACCTAGTCCACCGTCAAAATAAGGGCCAATCATATTAAATAACGCTTCTTTTACTTTATCGGTTGTAGGCCTTGTTGTATTTCCTGGAACAGCTTTTAAAGGTCTACCTTTACATGTGCCCGAAACGACTCTCACTAACATATCACCACATTTTTCGGAAATAATTTTTCTTTATCCATCCTATCATAATTAACAAAAAGTAGACAATCTGTTGTCACAAATCTTTTGATTGTAACAAGTTTACTAGCTAATTTTTGTTTCCAATGGAAATTTTTTAAAATAGACGTATAAGCTTAAAGGTTGTGGAAATAATGTTATTAACAACATCAATTCGAGGATGTTGTTGCCAACCGCGGAGAAGACTTACGTTTCCCCATAAGTTCTTCCTCCGGTTTCTCCTCTCCCTTTGCCTTCTATCCTTTAGAGGATGTGGAAGGACCCCGCAGATTATTCTGCGGGGTTTTTTTTGTTTATAGAAAATGGTAAAGTATTAATGAATTTAGCGTTTAAAGGAGAGTTTTCATTGATACAACGTTTTATTGAACTCGGAGAAGGATATTCAGATATTTATGAACTAATTGAGCTTGCTAAAGCCAATCAACATCGGCTTCACCATATGATGGCTCTTCATACTACGATAGATAACAAGGAGTTGACATCCTTAGTGGTTGTGTTAAAACCAACTGATCCAGGCAAGTTTCAACCTTTATACATTTGCCGTGAAGGAATACCAAACCCAAATATTTCACCTAATAAGAGATACTCACTTTTTTCTGAAACTGCAGAGGAATTGGGTAAACAAGTTATCCAACTATCTGTTAAACCATCTACCATCTTTAATGAAAAGGAATTATTCTATCAACACCTAATTGGAATTCTTAGATTGAATCACTACTTAGCTCCTCTTCAGTAAGAAAAGAGGTTGACACTTGAGTCAACCTCTTTTTATATACCCATTTTATAATCATATTCCTTTGCTTTGTCCGGTGCAGAATTCTCATACTCCATTCTCAGGAATGGTTTATAAGATGGCTCTACTTTTTTTACGAATGAAAAAGAATTTAACTTTTCCATAATGCCTTCCATGTCTTCTTGATTACAATACAAGACAACATATTTTAGTTTTTTTGAGACATAATGAACATTTCCAAAGCGACGTAGCATCTTAGCTTGTTTTAAAGAGTATAGCCAAACTACTAATCCTTGTCTTTGAACAAACATACTTTTTTCCCCTTCAGCAAAACCATCATTTTAGATAAGTCTAGCATATAGAAAAACAAAAAACCAGCTGAAATATGCTGGTTTACACTCATTAACTACACCCACAGCTACCCCCGCCGCCACAGCCAGCACCGTGATTAGATTCAAAAAATGGATTCCCTGAAGGAACTTTTATATGTTTAGAAACCGCGCCACCTACTAACAAGCTGATTTCATCCAATAGACTTTGCAAATCGTTTTCTGCTAATTTAAACTCAGCTACTAATGGGTCCAAATCCATTTCCCTCTTTACTTCACGGATTTGAGTCATAACCCGTTTATAATCAGGGTGATACTTCCCAAAACGTTGGACTTCTTCGTATAGCTCCTTTAGGCTTATAAAACGGTTAATTTTCCGTTGTGTTTCCTTATTACTTCTCAATTTATATAAACAAATCTGATATTGTTCCACTACATCGGATTCAAGTACCATCTTAGCTAACGCTTCCGCATTTTCTAATAATTCTATTCTTTCTATCGTAGCAAGCATGCGCCCACCTCCAAGGACATTTTACCATGAAAACTGGGAGAATGCGAAAACTTCATTTTAATTAGGGACATTTACCATAAATTCTTTCACCAATCCATAAGGCTCATTATTTAACTTAACAACCTCAAGCCTTACTTTATGCGTCCCTTGAGATAGTCCCTTAATTATAAACGCAGCAGTCGTTACCTCTCTATTTCGTTTGCCGTCAACCCAGATAACCATTTTTCCGATTTTTTGACTTGACTGGTTCGATTCTCTAAAGCTGATCCCAGTGACAATACATTCAACCAATACATCTTTCCCTTTTGTTTCGTGCTGTACTAATAATGTAGGTATTTCTTCTGCACTTGATTGAAAAACTGTTACCATTCCTTGCAATACAAGTAGAAGAACAATAGATGGTATAAACCTTTTCAAACCAATCACTCCTTTATAGTATTGTTCGCCTCCTTTTTGATTCTTAGTCTATTTCTCTAATAATAAAGTAGGGAAACCTCTCACGAGGCTTCCCCCTTATCAAACCGCACGTGCCCTATTAAGGCATACGGCTTACCAACATGTTACATTGAATACCTTGTTTTACCCTGTGCACAGTTAATCATTTGGACTCTTTTGGCTGTGAAGTAAACCTCTCCACGTTCTTTGGCTCTTTGTAGTTTTCTTTTATATTTCTTTTCTTGTTTTACCTTCATGTACTGAATGTAGTCCTCAATGGTATGTCCATATTGCTTTCCATAATAATATTGAAATGCTGGAACTAATCCAATCCTCGCAAAGAACTCTATTCCCCATTTTGTTTTCATCTTATGTCCTTTGTTTTGACTTGGATGGTCATGTATCATTGCTACTCTTAGTCTTCTTCTTATATAGCTATCTATGGCTAATAAGTTATCCCTGAAAACGTTGAAGAAACATGAAAATTCTCTTCCATACTTTTTATTCTCGTTAATCGCATTCCAAAGTGTTAAAAAGTAATTTACTTTTCCCCGTATTACTTGATTCACACGTTCAACCCACATTTCTTTGCTAAAAGTTAGGGATTTCATTGTTTTATCCTTTATCTTTTGGCGAAAGTCTTTCCATGTAGAATCCTTTGGTTTAGCTATGTAGTATGGTTTTCCATCTCTCTTCCTTTTCCTCCAGTGCTCAAAAGTGAATCCAAGGAAATCAAAATCATCATGGTTAAAATCGACGATTTTCGTTTTCTCGATGGAGATCTCAAGCCCTAATTCAGCTAGCTTTTGTTTTGTTATTGATTCTGCACGCACAATTTCCTCTTTTGTTTTGGCAAATAAGAGGAAATCATCGGCATATCTGACGAAGTGAATTCCATGGGTTTCAAGTTCCCAATCAAGTTCATTTAGAAAGAGATTCGCAAGTAATGGTGAAATCACACCCCCTTGCGGGGGTCCTGAGTCTACTTTGTGATACTTTCCTTCTTCCATGTAGCCCGCTTTAAGCCATTTCCAAATTAGATCGAGTATAGTTCCATCAGCTATATATTTATTAAGTATCTTCATCAACTTTTTATGAGGAATATTGTCAAAGAATCCCTTAATATCACAATCGTAAATATAATTGTAACCACTCTCGATATTCCAAGTAATGATTTGCATTACTCTTTTAGCTCCAAGATTTGGACGATAGCCGCATGACCATTTATGGAAAATGAGTTCTTCACATTTAGGTTCAAGTACATTAACCACAGCTTGCTGAACGATACGGTCTTCAATATTTGGTATCCCCAGTGGACGAAGTTTTCCGTTCTTTTTGGGAATATATTTTCTTCGTACTGGTGACGGGGTGTACTCTTTAAGTCTTAATTTCTGGAGTAACTGATTGAGATTCTTTTCTTCGTTACTTGCGTAACTTGTGACTGTTTCTCCATCTATACCTCCAGCCCCATTATTGCTCTTAACCTTTTCCCAAGCTGTTTTTAGCTTTCTATCGAAGAGAATTTGTCCATATACACTGTGCCATTTGAACTTTAGTTCTTGGTTCAATGCTTATTCCACACCTTTCATTGTGCACTTCCAGTACGTTTTTACCGAGGTAACGTATACTGTTATCATTACACACTTTTATAAATGTAGAGCCACGAGGTCGCTCCCCCTTCCGTTCAGATTACGTTTGGTCGCAATCTTACTTCCGTACTATGAGGGCGTCTGACTTCTCCACTTGTATTGATAACTTCGGATTTCCCTTATATATCAACACCTAAAGTTAAAGTGGAGACCTCACGGGGTCATCGCACTTTCCTTCTGAACATACCCAGCACCATCACTTGATAAGCCCTCCTTAGTCGACTGGTTCTTTGGCTAAGAAGCTTTAAAGTTCGGGCTTCCCGTTATTTTCGCACGGTCGCCGACTTATCTTGCCGTATGTGCTTCACGCTTTCGCATTTGGGTCTGCTCATCCGACTACGGGTCTCTCGATTTACCGCATCTCCTTCAAACACTACCTCACAGTAATGCCCTAGATTAGTCTTCGTAGGTTCTACCAGTATGCCTACGGGAGGACTTACACCTCCGAGAGAATAAACCTTCCAGGATTCGGGGTCTGTTATTACCGAAGTAACATAACCCAACCTTTAACAGTAAATTCATGCTTGTATTAAGCAAAGGTACGACTGCCCGTCGCACAAAAAAGGCCACATTTTTTTCATGTGGTCCCTGGTTAATTTTGGTTTTTCATTGCCTGAAACATTGAATACATCATCGATGCCATTTGCACACTATTTGAAAACTTTTCTACTTGGTGTGGGATTGTTTTCTTATAATGATGTAACGACGCAATTTCAAGTGATTGTAAGTCATAAGGATTTCTAGATAATTTTCGGTACCAATAGGGCTGCTCGCGTACAAACTGCTTTAAATCCTTTTGATTTTCTAAATAATCAAGTACCTCTCTTCGCATAATCTAATTCCCTTCTATTAGTCTTTTCGAAATGAAAAAGGATGTTTTGGCCCCTCTGGAGTCTTGACAGGACCTGCTGCTGCATTCGGATTCCCTCCTTGAAACTGTGCAATAACACCTTGAACGGCACCTAGTGCCTGACTTAGATTATTAATATGATTTTGCATTTGGTTTGGGTCCATTTTCTTGACCATTCCCATAATATTTGACATCCAATCTCCCTTAGCACTGCTGCTCTCTGCTTCAGGTTCCGAACGTGTTTCTACACCGATGGTTTCCCAACGTTTATCATCTTCACCCAATAAGTACCAATCTTCATACAGTTCTTGCCACGTGGCCTTTCCATTCCGAAC from Bacillus sp. SLBN-46 encodes:
- a CDS encoding patatin-like phospholipase family protein, which gives rise to MEHPKIGLALGSGGARGFAHLGVIKAFKDAGIPIHLIAGSSMGALVGSFYGAGIDMERLYKLSTAFKRKYFLDFTVPKMGFISGKKVKEFIKVFTHGKNIEDLNLPIGIVATDLLTGEKIVFRKGPVADAVRASISIPGIFVPEKNNGRILVDGGVSDRVPVSVAREMGADIVIAVDVSRVKRNAEITSIYDVIMQSIDIMQSEIVRNREITADVMIRPPVENYSSRAFTNIEEIINIGEEEAKKYIKQIETVIEQWKG
- the ylbJ gene encoding sporulation integral membrane protein YlbJ; translation: MFRSKVKTLFLSLSVTILAVSLISYPQESFDASIRGLNMWWEIVFPSLLPFFIVSEMLIGFGVVKFIGVLLEPLMRPLFKVPGVGGFVWAMGMASGFPAGAKFTARLRQEGHLTQIEAERLVSFTNSSNPLFIFGAVSVGFFYNPHLGVILALSHYLGNICVGLLMRFYGKESPEVASEKRKKFKVRSALSALHQTRLKDNRPIGKLLGDAVNSSIQTLLMVGGFIILFSVINKLLYHLHITATLAKAVEVILSSISFPEMLSIPFISGLFEITLGSQLTSQVQDATLLQKAMMTSFILGFSGFSVQAQVASILAQTDIRFQPFFIARILQGIFASLFALILWKPIYVRFNSNEQPSNALPVSFFGQGSWADHFYHKMIEIGPLITILSLMVYVLLLFAKLKNQKS
- the coaD gene encoding pantetheine-phosphate adenylyltransferase, which gives rise to MASIAVCPGSFDPITYGHLDIIRRGAKVFDKVYVVVLNNSAKNPLFTVEERISLIKEVTKDMPNVMVDEFAGLLVDYAKSVKANAILRGLRAVSDFEYEMQITSMNRVLDEDIETFFIMTNNQYSFLSSSIVKEVAKYNGKITELVPPIVEKELQKKFNDKQMKS
- the rsmD gene encoding 16S rRNA (guanine(966)-N(2))-methyltransferase RsmD, producing MRVVSGTCKGRPLKAVPGNTTRPTTDKVKEALFNMIGPYFDGGLGLDLFAGSGGLGLEALSRGLERVIFIDREPKAIQVIHENIRACKFEEQSEVYRNDAERALKALIKREINFDYIFLDPPYKKQQLVNLMEKMDQQNVVKTNGIIVCEHSFDVELPQSVGQLTQIKHEKYGMIAVTIYSRTSEE
- a CDS encoding methylthioribose kinase, coding for MIQRFIELGEGYSDIYELIELAKANQHRLHHMMALHTTIDNKELTSLVVVLKPTDPGKFQPLYICREGIPNPNISPNKRYSLFSETAEELGKQVIQLSVKPSTIFNEKELFYQHLIGILRLNHYLAPLQ
- a CDS encoding YlbG family protein; the protein is MFVQRQGLVVWLYSLKQAKMLRRFGNVHYVSKKLKYVVLYCNQEDMEGIMEKLNSFSFVKKVEPSYKPFLRMEYENSAPDKAKEYDYKMGI
- a CDS encoding YlbF family regulator; this translates as MLATIERIELLENAEALAKMVLESDVVEQYQICLYKLRSNKETQRKINRFISLKELYEEVQRFGKYHPDYKRVMTQIREVKREMDLDPLVAEFKLAENDLQSLLDEISLLVGGAVSKHIKVPSGNPFFESNHGAGCGGGGSCGCS
- the ltrA gene encoding group II intron reverse transcriptase/maturase, whose translation is MNQELKFKWHSVYGQILFDRKLKTAWEKVKSNNGAGGIDGETVTSYASNEEKNLNQLLQKLRLKEYTPSPVRRKYIPKKNGKLRPLGIPNIEDRIVQQAVVNVLEPKCEELIFHKWSCGYRPNLGAKRVMQIITWNIESGYNYIYDCDIKGFFDNIPHKKLMKILNKYIADGTILDLIWKWLKAGYMEEGKYHKVDSGPPQGGVISPLLANLFLNELDWELETHGIHFVRYADDFLLFAKTKEEIVRAESITKQKLAELGLEISIEKTKIVDFNHDDFDFLGFTFEHWRKRKRDGKPYYIAKPKDSTWKDFRQKIKDKTMKSLTFSKEMWVERVNQVIRGKVNYFLTLWNAINENKKYGREFSCFFNVFRDNLLAIDSYIRRRLRVAMIHDHPSQNKGHKMKTKWGIEFFARIGLVPAFQYYYGKQYGHTIEDYIQYMKVKQEKKYKRKLQRAKERGEVYFTAKRVQMINCAQGKTRYSM
- a CDS encoding YlbE-like family protein — its product is MRREVLDYLENQKDLKQFVREQPYWYRKLSRNPYDLQSLEIASLHHYKKTIPHQVEKFSNSVQMASMMYSMFQAMKNQN
- a CDS encoding YlbD family protein, whose protein sequence is MSQKKLHPSVLQFKEFVKNNPNIIKEVRNGKATWQELYEDWYLLGEDDKRWETIGVETRSEPEAESSSAKGDWMSNIMGMVKKMDPNQMQNHINNLSQALGAVQGVIAQFQGGNPNAAAGPVKTPEGPKHPFSFRKD